From the genome of Arthrobacter alpinus, one region includes:
- a CDS encoding cation:proton antiporter produces MTFPVLALICVAALLGPLLALPQKWRLPVVIGELLAGLLIGRTALNLVDPAEPTFTFLADMGFALVMFVAGTHVPVRNKAIRSALGRGALGLIAVSVVAAAIGIALASVFGGGHAPLYIVLLASSSAALVLPIVGSLGLAGPNVLAMTAQVALADTLAIIALPLALDPATAGTAALGSLAVLACSGVVFVLLRQGERTGLRDRIHKVSESRKFALELRIQLIILFALAGLAVWSHVSIMLAGFVFGLVVSAAGEPRRLARQLFAITEGFLGPLFFLWLGASLNLHELAAHPPMILLGLALGVGAIAAHSVTRFFGQPLPLGVLSASQLGVPVAAATIGIQANLLAPGEPSALVLGALVTIAAATVAAGRFAGTAAKAGALPAPDPE; encoded by the coding sequence GTGACGTTCCCCGTGCTTGCACTTATTTGCGTTGCAGCTCTGCTTGGCCCCTTGCTGGCGCTCCCGCAAAAGTGGCGCCTGCCCGTGGTGATCGGTGAATTACTGGCCGGCCTGCTCATTGGCCGCACCGCCTTGAACCTGGTGGATCCCGCCGAGCCCACCTTTACGTTCTTGGCCGACATGGGGTTTGCGCTCGTCATGTTCGTTGCGGGGACCCATGTACCGGTTCGAAACAAGGCGATCCGCTCCGCCCTGGGCCGCGGGGCACTGGGCCTGATTGCCGTTTCCGTCGTGGCGGCTGCCATCGGCATAGCCCTGGCCAGCGTGTTTGGCGGCGGCCATGCGCCCTTGTACATCGTGTTGCTGGCGTCGTCGTCCGCCGCCTTGGTACTGCCCATTGTGGGCTCGCTGGGACTGGCTGGCCCCAACGTCCTGGCCATGACCGCTCAGGTTGCCCTGGCCGACACCTTGGCTATTATTGCCCTGCCGCTTGCTCTGGATCCCGCCACCGCGGGGACTGCAGCGCTGGGTTCCTTAGCGGTGCTGGCCTGCTCCGGCGTCGTTTTTGTCCTGCTGCGGCAAGGCGAACGGACCGGCCTACGGGACCGCATCCACAAGGTGTCCGAGTCCAGGAAATTTGCCCTTGAGCTGCGCATCCAGCTCATCATCTTGTTTGCCCTGGCCGGACTGGCCGTCTGGAGCCATGTCTCCATCATGCTGGCAGGATTCGTGTTTGGGCTGGTGGTTTCCGCGGCAGGGGAGCCGCGCAGGCTGGCGCGGCAACTGTTCGCGATCACCGAGGGATTCCTCGGTCCGCTGTTTTTCCTGTGGCTAGGCGCCTCCTTGAACCTGCACGAACTTGCAGCCCACCCACCCATGATCTTGCTGGGGCTGGCGCTGGGAGTGGGGGCCATCGCCGCCCACTCCGTCACGCGCTTCTTCGGCCAGCCGCTGCCTCTCGGGGTCCTGTCCGCCTCGCAGCTGGGCGTTCCCGTCGCCGCGGCAACCATTGGTATCCAGGCGAACCTACTGGCTCCGGGGGAACCGTCGGCGCTGGTCCTAGGCGCCCTCGTCACCATTGCCGCCGCCACGGTTGCGGCAGGAAGGTTTGCCGGGACGGCTGCCAAGGCCGGTGCCCTTCCGGCCCCTGACCCCGAGTAG
- a CDS encoding DEAD/DEAH box helicase, translated as MTTFAALGAPKEIVASLAAQGIEEAFPIQIKTLPDTLAGRDVLGRGRTGSGKTIAFAIPLVARLAEREAPYFRKPGRPMGLVLAPTRELATQLNNTIEPLAKAMGLNTTVIYGGVSQARQEKALRAGVDIVIACPGRLEDLMKQRIVSLENVEITVLDEADHMADLGFLPVVKRLLDTTPTQGQRMLFSATLDNGVDKIVQRYLSNQLTHSVDEPTASVSTMEHHVLVVGDQTIKKQVIVELASGAGRRILFMRTKHHARKLAKTLTDAGIPAVDLHGNLSQNARDRNLAEFSTGDVRVLVATDVAARGVHVDDIELVIHVDPPTEHKAYLHRSGRTARAGSDGVVVTLTLPEQQSDVKKLMKAAGVDVNFERVTASSPTIANMVGNVADKIDPRTRAALLAAKQPAQGGGTSNGANAQRKRSVRSGAAPTVGGRGGRGGRGRVAGDASAEGNRSERREGQPQGARFGGAGRPARSGEGRPARAAGEGRPARDGDVARGNRAGQGSAPRSSSHNNDAPRSTSRGAGQGGAVWSSNTGGTSGGSFNSNGGGAGRPARAGGGPRRASAPASNQRRGR; from the coding sequence ATGACAACTTTTGCTGCCCTTGGTGCGCCCAAGGAAATCGTTGCTTCACTCGCCGCTCAGGGCATTGAAGAAGCATTCCCCATCCAGATCAAGACCTTGCCGGACACCCTGGCAGGCCGGGATGTGTTGGGCCGCGGCCGCACCGGCTCGGGCAAGACTATTGCCTTCGCCATCCCGCTGGTTGCCCGCCTTGCCGAGCGCGAAGCCCCGTACTTCCGCAAGCCCGGCCGCCCCATGGGTCTGGTGCTGGCACCCACCCGTGAGCTGGCCACCCAGCTGAACAACACCATCGAGCCGTTGGCCAAGGCCATGGGCTTAAACACCACGGTCATTTACGGCGGCGTCTCCCAGGCCCGTCAGGAAAAGGCACTGCGCGCAGGCGTTGACATTGTCATCGCCTGCCCGGGCCGCCTCGAAGACCTCATGAAGCAGCGCATCGTGTCGCTGGAAAACGTTGAGATCACCGTGCTGGACGAGGCCGACCACATGGCGGACCTCGGCTTCCTTCCCGTGGTCAAGCGCCTGCTGGACACCACCCCCACCCAGGGCCAGCGCATGCTGTTCTCCGCCACCTTGGATAACGGCGTGGACAAGATTGTTCAGCGCTACCTCTCCAACCAGCTCACCCACTCGGTGGACGAGCCCACGGCGTCGGTATCCACCATGGAGCACCACGTCCTGGTTGTTGGCGATCAGACCATCAAGAAGCAGGTTATCGTCGAGCTGGCGTCCGGGGCCGGGCGTCGCATCCTGTTCATGCGGACCAAGCACCACGCCCGCAAGCTGGCCAAGACCCTGACCGACGCCGGCATCCCCGCCGTCGACCTCCACGGAAACCTTTCACAGAACGCACGTGATAGGAACCTGGCCGAGTTCTCCACCGGCGACGTCCGCGTCCTGGTTGCCACCGACGTTGCCGCCCGCGGCGTGCACGTTGACGACATTGAACTGGTCATCCACGTTGACCCGCCCACAGAGCACAAGGCATACCTGCACCGATCAGGGCGTACGGCTCGTGCCGGGTCCGACGGCGTTGTTGTCACCTTGACGCTTCCCGAGCAGCAGAGCGACGTCAAGAAGCTCATGAAGGCAGCCGGTGTCGACGTGAACTTTGAGCGCGTCACCGCCAGCTCACCGACCATCGCCAACATGGTGGGCAATGTTGCCGACAAGATTGACCCGCGTACCCGTGCGGCGTTGCTCGCAGCGAAGCAGCCGGCACAGGGTGGTGGCACCTCCAACGGCGCCAACGCCCAGCGCAAGCGCTCGGTCCGGTCCGGCGCAGCCCCCACAGTCGGTGGACGTGGCGGTCGCGGTGGGCGCGGTCGCGTTGCCGGTGACGCCTCCGCCGAGGGGAACCGCTCGGAGCGCCGTGAAGGCCAGCCGCAGGGTGCCCGCTTTGGCGGTGCAGGCCGTCCGGCACGTTCCGGTGAGGGCCGTCCGGCACGTGCAGCAGGCGAGGGTCGCCCGGCTCGCGACGGCGACGTGGCCCGCGGCAACCGCGCAGGCCAGGGGTCAGCGCCCCGCAGTTCCTCGCACAACAACGACGCCCCGCGCAGCACTTCACGCGGGGCCGGCCAGGGTGGGGCCGTCTGGTCCTCCAACACCGGTGGCACCTCAGGTGGCAGCTTCAACTCCAACGGTGGCGGTGCAGGCCGTCCGGCACGTGCCGGTGGCGGGCCCCGCCGTGCCTCGGCTCCTGCCTCCAACCAGCGCCGCGGCCGCTAG
- the trmB gene encoding tRNA (guanosine(46)-N7)-methyltransferase TrmB, with protein sequence MSEFPASESPAAAPASAAAPSPAEPRAPRTEDGSARPVTPGSQAAEGTYRTQPVSFVRRGTRLQGRRQQAWNEHSDTLAVDVPRHIADTSVHPDYVFDAEAEFGRVAPLVVEIGSGLGDAVVHAAKENPDKDFLAVEVYTPGLAQTIQKIVAAQLNNVRVVQANAPEVLSTMLPAGSVSQVWVFFPDPWHKTKHNKRRMVKDTFAPLVARVLAPGGVWRLATDWSTYAEQIRDVGVASEDFVNVHDGERTGAQSPLTKARLSGVDCEQSDEPDMVGGWAPRFDGRILTSFENKAHKAGRVIFDLTFRRN encoded by the coding sequence ATGAGTGAATTTCCAGCTTCCGAGTCCCCTGCCGCCGCACCAGCCTCTGCCGCCGCACCATCACCGGCGGAGCCGCGCGCCCCGCGCACCGAGGACGGCTCGGCCCGCCCCGTCACCCCAGGGAGCCAGGCCGCGGAGGGCACCTACCGCACCCAGCCGGTGTCCTTCGTGCGCCGCGGCACCCGGTTGCAGGGCCGCCGCCAGCAGGCCTGGAACGAGCACTCCGACACGCTGGCCGTGGATGTCCCCCGCCATATCGCGGACACCTCCGTCCACCCCGACTACGTCTTCGACGCCGAGGCCGAGTTTGGCCGCGTGGCCCCCCTAGTCGTTGAGATCGGCTCCGGGCTGGGCGACGCCGTGGTGCACGCTGCCAAGGAAAACCCGGACAAGGACTTCCTGGCCGTGGAAGTTTACACACCGGGCCTGGCCCAGACCATCCAAAAGATCGTGGCCGCGCAACTAAACAACGTCCGCGTTGTGCAAGCCAACGCCCCCGAGGTCCTCTCCACCATGCTCCCGGCCGGCTCGGTCAGCCAGGTGTGGGTGTTCTTCCCGGACCCGTGGCACAAGACCAAGCACAACAAACGCCGCATGGTCAAGGACACATTCGCCCCCCTCGTCGCCCGCGTCCTGGCACCCGGTGGCGTGTGGCGGCTGGCAACCGACTGGTCCACCTACGCCGAGCAGATTCGCGACGTCGGCGTGGCGTCTGAGGACTTTGTCAACGTGCACGACGGCGAACGCACCGGTGCACAGAGCCCCCTCACCAAGGCGCGGCTCAGCGGCGTGGACTGCGAACAAAGCGACGAGCCGGACATGGTGGGCGGCTGGGCACCCCGCTTTGACGGGCGCATCCTGACCAGCTTTGAGAACAAGGCGCACAAGGCGGGCCGTGTCATCTTCGACCTCACCTTCCGCCGCAACTAG